From Cellulosimicrobium cellulans, the proteins below share one genomic window:
- a CDS encoding ABC transporter ATP-binding protein: protein MSGEQDASRTPAPSGPDAPGTDTPAAKGRDVASTRMAGRPRGGGPGPIGGMGVPGEKALDFKGSLRRFAASLRPERVPIVAVVILGVVSVALAVAGPKLLGNATNIIFAGVVGSQLPAGVTQAQAVDALRAQGQDQIADLVSGVPGLVPGEGIDFTALATVLAWVLAVYVGSFLFGWLQGRITAIVVQRTVYRLRAEVQAKLGRLPLSYFDRNQRGEILSRVTNDIDNISQTLTQTLSQLVTSVLTVFGVLGVMFWISPLLAVVALVTVPLSVIITAQIAKRSQPQFIQQWAATGRLNAHIEEMYTGHTLVKVYGHQQAAIDDFERENGDLYDASFKAQFISGTIQPAMGFVANLNYVIVAVVGGLRVASGTMTLGDVQAFIQYSRQFTQPITQIASMMNLLQSGVASAERVYDLLDAEEQTPDPSPAATVDPVRGRVAFDDVSFSYTPDTPLIEHLDLVVEPGQTIAIVGPTGAGKTTLVNLLMRFYDVDSGRITLDGVDTRDMTRDDLRSDIGMVLQDTWLFKGTIEENLRYGVRDGRELDDEAFLAATRATHVDPFVRTLPDGYATVIDDEGSSVSAGEKQLLTIARAFLADPAILVLDEATSSVDTRTEVLVQQAMNALREGRTSFVIAHRLSTIRDADTILVMEHGSIVEQGSHDELLAAGGAYARLYESQFAAPVGAEAEDDAVDAAAAPAGRPAGA from the coding sequence TCGACTTCAAGGGCTCCCTGCGCCGGTTCGCGGCCTCGCTGCGGCCCGAGCGCGTGCCGATCGTCGCCGTCGTGATCCTCGGCGTCGTGTCGGTGGCGCTCGCCGTCGCCGGCCCCAAGCTCCTCGGCAACGCGACGAACATCATCTTTGCCGGCGTCGTCGGCTCTCAGCTCCCCGCGGGCGTGACACAGGCCCAGGCCGTCGACGCGCTGCGCGCCCAGGGGCAGGACCAGATCGCGGACCTCGTCTCCGGCGTCCCCGGCCTCGTCCCCGGCGAGGGCATCGACTTCACGGCGCTCGCGACCGTGCTGGCGTGGGTGCTCGCGGTCTACGTCGGCTCGTTCCTGTTCGGCTGGCTGCAGGGGCGCATCACGGCGATCGTCGTGCAGCGCACCGTCTACCGGCTGCGCGCCGAGGTGCAGGCGAAGCTCGGTCGGCTCCCGCTGTCGTACTTCGACCGCAACCAGCGCGGCGAGATCCTCTCGCGCGTGACGAACGACATCGACAACATCTCCCAGACCCTCACGCAGACGCTGTCGCAGCTCGTGACGTCGGTCCTGACCGTCTTCGGCGTGCTCGGCGTGATGTTCTGGATCTCGCCGCTGCTCGCGGTCGTCGCGCTCGTGACGGTGCCCCTGTCCGTCATCATCACGGCCCAGATCGCCAAGCGCTCGCAGCCGCAGTTCATCCAGCAGTGGGCCGCCACGGGCCGCCTCAACGCCCACATCGAGGAGATGTACACCGGCCACACCCTGGTCAAGGTCTACGGTCACCAGCAGGCCGCGATCGACGACTTCGAGCGCGAGAACGGTGACCTGTACGACGCGAGCTTCAAGGCGCAGTTCATCTCCGGCACCATCCAGCCGGCGATGGGCTTCGTCGCGAACCTCAACTACGTGATCGTCGCGGTGGTCGGCGGGCTGCGTGTCGCGTCGGGCACCATGACGCTCGGTGACGTGCAGGCGTTCATCCAGTACTCGCGCCAGTTCACGCAGCCCATCACGCAGATCGCGTCGATGATGAACCTGCTCCAGTCGGGCGTCGCGTCGGCCGAGCGGGTCTACGACCTGCTCGACGCCGAGGAGCAGACGCCGGACCCGTCGCCTGCCGCGACGGTCGATCCGGTGCGTGGCCGCGTCGCGTTCGACGACGTGTCGTTCTCCTACACCCCGGACACCCCGCTCATCGAGCACCTCGACCTCGTGGTGGAGCCCGGCCAGACGATCGCGATCGTCGGGCCGACGGGCGCGGGCAAGACCACCCTCGTGAACCTGCTGATGCGGTTCTACGACGTGGACTCGGGCCGCATCACGCTCGACGGCGTGGACACGCGCGACATGACGCGCGACGACCTGCGCTCCGACATCGGCATGGTCCTGCAGGACACGTGGCTCTTCAAGGGCACGATCGAGGAGAACCTGCGCTATGGCGTGCGGGACGGCCGGGAGCTCGACGACGAGGCGTTCCTCGCGGCGACGCGTGCGACGCACGTCGACCCGTTCGTGCGCACGCTGCCTGACGGGTACGCGACGGTGATCGACGACGAGGGGTCGAGCGTGAGCGCGGGCGAGAAGCAGCTGCTCACGATCGCGCGCGCGTTCCTCGCCGACCCGGCGATCCTCGTCCTCGACGAGGCGACGAGCTCGGTCGACACGCGTACGGAGGTGCTCGTGCAGCAGGCGATGAACGCGCTGCGCGAGGGGCGCACGTCGTTCGTCATCGCGCACCGTCTGTCGACGATCCGCGACGCCGACACGATCCTCGTCATGGAGCACGGCTCGATCGTCGAGCAGGGCTCGCACGACGAGCTGCTCGCGGCGGGCGGCGCGTACGCGCGCCTGTACGAGAGCCAGTTCGCGGCGCCCGTCGGCGCCGAGGCGGAGGACGACGCGGTGGACGCCGCCGCGGCCCCCGCGGGGCGGCCGGCCGGCGCCTGA